From Elaeis guineensis isolate ETL-2024a chromosome 16, EG11, whole genome shotgun sequence, a single genomic window includes:
- the LOC105059311 gene encoding uncharacterized protein → MAKLYVQTVPPVDLNKNTEWFMYPGVWTTYILILFFSWLLVLSIFGCSPGMAWTVVNLFHFAVTYHFFHWKKGTPFAEDQGIYNNLTWWEQMDNGKQLTRNRKFLTIVPVVLYLISSHTTDYQNPMLSLNTLAVIVLVVAKLPNMHRVRILGINADR, encoded by the exons ATGGCAAAGCTCTACGTGCAGACGGTGCCGCCGGTGGATCTGAACAAGAACACGGAGTGGTTCATGTACCCCGGGGTCTGGACCACCTACATCcttatcctcttcttctcctgGCTCCTCGTGCTCTCTATCTTCGGTTGCTCCCCCGGGATGGCATGGACTGTCGTCAACCTCTTCCATTTCGCC GTTACCTATCACTTTTTCCATTGGAAGAAGGGAACTCCCTTTGCTGAAGATCAGGGTATTTACAATAATTTGACTTGGTGGGAGCAGATGGACAATGGCAAGCAACTGACACGGAATAGGAAGTTTTTGACCATTGTACCTGTTGTCCT GTACTTGATATCTTCCCACACAACTGATTACCAAAATCCAATGCTTTCACTCAATACGCTTGCAGTGATAGTGCTGGTAGTTGCCAAGTTACCAAACATGCACAGAGTCCGTATCTTGGGAATTAATGCAGATCGTTGA